One region of Azoarcus sp. CIB genomic DNA includes:
- the recA gene encoding recombinase RecA yields the protein MDDNKAKALAAALSQIEKQFGKGSIMRMGDGNVEKDIQTVSTGSLGLDIALGLGGLPRGRVVEIYGPESSGKTTLTLQVIAEMQKLGGTAAFIDAEHALDVGYAEKLGVNITDLLISQPDTGEQALEISDMLVRSGGVDIVVIDSVAALTPKAEIEGEMGDQLPGLQARLMSQALRKLTANIKRTNTLVIFINQIRMKIGVMFGNPETTTGGNALKFYASVRLDIRRTGAIKKGDEVVGSETRCKVVKNKVAPPFKEAHFDILYGEGISREGEIIDLGVDKKIVDKSGAWYSYQGDKIGQGKDNTREFLRGNPALAREIENKVRVAVGLKELPAEPAQPAAEAA from the coding sequence ATGGACGACAACAAGGCCAAGGCCCTCGCCGCCGCGCTCTCGCAGATCGAGAAGCAGTTCGGCAAGGGTTCGATCATGCGGATGGGCGACGGCAACGTCGAGAAGGACATCCAGACGGTCTCGACCGGCTCGCTCGGGCTCGACATCGCGCTCGGCCTCGGCGGCCTGCCGCGCGGCCGCGTCGTCGAAATCTACGGACCGGAATCGTCCGGCAAGACCACGCTGACCCTGCAGGTCATCGCCGAGATGCAGAAGCTCGGCGGCACCGCAGCCTTCATCGACGCCGAGCACGCACTCGACGTCGGCTACGCCGAGAAGCTCGGCGTGAACATCACCGACCTGCTGATCTCGCAGCCCGACACCGGCGAGCAGGCGCTCGAGATCTCCGACATGCTGGTGCGCTCGGGCGGCGTCGACATTGTCGTCATCGACTCGGTCGCGGCCCTGACGCCGAAGGCCGAAATCGAAGGTGAGATGGGCGACCAGCTGCCCGGCCTGCAGGCCCGCCTGATGAGCCAGGCGCTGCGCAAGCTCACCGCCAACATCAAGCGCACCAACACGCTGGTGATCTTCATCAACCAGATCCGCATGAAGATTGGCGTGATGTTCGGCAACCCCGAAACCACCACCGGCGGCAACGCGCTGAAGTTCTACGCCTCCGTGCGCCTCGACATCCGCCGCACCGGCGCGATCAAGAAGGGCGACGAGGTCGTCGGCTCCGAAACCCGCTGCAAGGTCGTCAAGAACAAGGTCGCGCCCCCGTTCAAGGAAGCGCACTTCGACATCCTGTACGGAGAGGGCATCTCGCGCGAAGGCGAGATCATCGACCTCGGCGTGGACAAGAAGATCGTCGACAAGTCGGGCGCCTGGTACTCGTACCAGGGCGACAAGATCGGCCAGGGCAAGGACAACACGCGCGAGTTCCTGCGCGGCAATCCGGCCCTCGCACGCGAGATCGAGAACAAGGTGCGGGTCGCGGTCGGCCTCAAGGAACTGCCGGCCGAACCCGCGCAGCCGGCAGCCGAGGCGGCCTGA
- the raiA gene encoding ribosome-associated translation inhibitor RaiA, with the protein MNLTITGHHVEVTPAIREYVNTKLDRVIRHFDNVTSVSVILSVEKLRQKAEVTLHVRGKDIFVESEDGDMYAAIDSMTDKLDRQVLKYKDKNYDHGHDTLKHQQPTEL; encoded by the coding sequence ATGAATCTCACCATCACCGGACATCACGTCGAAGTCACCCCCGCGATCCGCGAGTACGTCAACACCAAGCTTGATCGCGTCATCCGCCACTTCGACAACGTGACCAGCGTCAGCGTGATTCTGTCGGTGGAGAAGCTGCGGCAGAAGGCGGAAGTCACGCTGCACGTGCGCGGCAAGGACATCTTCGTCGAGAGCGAGGACGGCGACATGTACGCCGCGATCGACAGCATGACGGACAAGCTCGACCGCCAGGTCCTCAAGTACAAGGACAAGAACTACGACCACGGCCACGACACGCTGAAGCACCAGCAGCCGACCGAGCTGTGA
- a CDS encoding RNA polymerase factor sigma-54: protein MKPSLQLKISQHLTLTPQLQQSIKLLQLSTLELNQELERFLLENPMLEREDGDGSDFSPSVAQVSPGTTESGSQSDTPAPSEETRNEAEPANFDEAGEWSNAGSGSSNRNDDDDTDFQELQAAGTSLRDHLDQQVSLSPLSDRDRALVRFIMEALDEDGYLNQSLDELLPLLPPELEYDLDDLTIALHHVQNLDPAGIGARTPQECLSLQLRAMPSCPTRDLALKIVDEHLDLLAERNFLRIKRATGCDDDALRAAHALICRLDPHPGSQHSVQETRYILPDVVVRKVRNRWTVTLNPEAMPKLRINSLYASILQQNRGSGGALTSQLQEARWLIKNVQQRFDTILRVSQAIVDQQRQFFDYGDVAMRPLTLREIADQLELHESTVSRVTTQKFMATPRGVFELKYFFGSHVATDTGGAASSTAIRALIRQLVEAEDRKKPLSDAKIAELLGQQGIVVARRTIAKYRESLNIPPVSLRKAI, encoded by the coding sequence ATGAAACCGTCACTCCAGCTCAAGATCTCGCAGCACCTCACGCTGACGCCGCAGCTGCAGCAATCGATCAAACTGCTGCAGCTGTCGACGCTGGAGCTGAACCAGGAGCTGGAACGCTTCCTCCTCGAGAACCCCATGCTCGAGCGCGAGGACGGCGACGGCAGCGACTTTTCTCCGAGCGTCGCACAGGTTTCGCCGGGCACGACCGAGTCCGGCAGCCAGTCCGACACCCCCGCACCGAGCGAGGAGACGCGTAACGAGGCCGAGCCGGCAAACTTCGACGAGGCCGGCGAGTGGTCGAACGCGGGCAGCGGCTCGTCGAACCGCAACGATGACGACGACACCGACTTCCAGGAACTGCAGGCCGCCGGCACCAGCCTGCGCGACCACCTCGACCAGCAGGTGAGCCTGTCGCCGCTCTCCGATCGCGACCGCGCGCTGGTGCGCTTCATCATGGAGGCGCTCGACGAGGACGGCTACCTCAACCAGTCGCTCGATGAACTGCTGCCGCTGCTGCCGCCGGAACTCGAATACGACCTCGACGACCTCACGATCGCGCTGCACCACGTGCAGAACCTCGACCCGGCCGGCATCGGCGCGCGCACGCCGCAGGAATGCCTGAGCCTGCAGCTCAGGGCGATGCCGTCCTGCCCGACGCGCGACCTCGCACTGAAGATCGTCGACGAACACCTCGACCTGCTCGCCGAGCGCAACTTCCTGCGCATCAAGCGCGCCACCGGCTGCGACGACGACGCGCTGCGCGCCGCGCACGCGCTGATCTGCCGCCTCGACCCGCATCCGGGCTCACAGCACTCGGTGCAGGAGACGCGCTACATCCTGCCCGACGTCGTCGTGCGCAAAGTGCGCAACCGCTGGACGGTCACGCTCAACCCCGAGGCGATGCCCAAGCTGCGCATCAATTCCCTGTACGCCAGCATCCTGCAGCAGAACCGGGGATCGGGCGGCGCGCTCACCAGCCAGCTACAGGAAGCGCGCTGGCTGATCAAGAATGTGCAACAACGTTTCGACACTATCCTGCGGGTTTCCCAGGCGATCGTTGACCAGCAGCGGCAGTTCTTCGATTATGGCGATGTGGCGATGCGACCTCTGACGTTGAGGGAAATCGCGGACCAGCTTGAGCTGCACGAGTCGACGGTCTCGCGAGTCACGACGCAGAAATTCATGGCCACACCGCGCGGCGTGTTTGAGCTGAAGTACTTTTTCGGCAGCCACGTTGCCACCGACACCGGTGGGGCGGCATCTTCCACGGCGATTCGAGCGCTGATTCGCCAGCTGGTGGAGGCCGAAGACAGGAAGAAGCCCCTGTCCGACGCGAAAATTGCCGAATTGTTGGGCCAGCAGGGTATCGTGGTGGCACGCAGGACGATCGCGAAGTACCGCGAGTCACTCAATATCCCGCCGGTCAGCCTGCGCAAAGCGATCTGA
- the ptsN gene encoding PTS IIA-like nitrogen regulatory protein PtsN, whose translation MSLIAELLPPSNVVIDLDASSKKRVFEQAGLLFENNQSIARSVVFDSLFSRERLGSTGLGQGIAIPHGRIKGLKEAAGAFLRLSAPVQFDAPDGRPVTMLFVLLVPEQANETHLQLLSELAQMFSDRDFRDQLQNAPDTAAIHSLFASWGPHAADQRRAAV comes from the coding sequence ATGAGCCTCATCGCCGAACTCCTGCCCCCCTCGAACGTGGTCATCGATCTGGACGCCAGCAGCAAGAAGCGCGTCTTCGAACAAGCCGGACTCCTGTTCGAAAACAACCAGAGCATCGCCCGCAGCGTCGTCTTCGACAGCCTTTTTTCGCGCGAGCGCCTCGGCTCGACCGGGCTGGGCCAGGGCATCGCGATTCCGCACGGCCGCATCAAGGGCCTGAAGGAAGCCGCCGGCGCCTTCTTGCGCCTGTCCGCCCCGGTGCAATTCGACGCTCCCGACGGCCGCCCCGTCACGATGCTGTTCGTGCTGCTGGTGCCCGAACAGGCCAACGAAACCCACCTGCAATTGCTGTCCGAGCTCGCGCAGATGTTCAGCGACCGCGACTTCCGCGACCAGTTGCAGAACGCGCCCGACACCGCGGCAATCCATTCGCTGTTCGCCTCCTGGGGTCCGCATGCGGCAGACCAGCGTCGCGCGGCTGTATGA
- a CDS encoding phosphatidylglycerophosphatase A has translation MRPTVRLLLSHPAHFISLGFGSGLSPRAPGTAGTLAAWLLYPLLRAPISEFVFLALLASFFVAGIIAADRTGRALGASDHGAIVWDEIVAFWLVLFFAPPGLAWQAAAFVLFRFFDIVKPQPIRWADSHVGGGFGVMLDDLIAAGYAILALAVLKHFLG, from the coding sequence ATGCGCCCCACCGTCCGCCTGCTCCTGAGCCACCCCGCGCACTTCATCTCGCTCGGCTTCGGCTCCGGCCTGTCCCCGCGCGCGCCGGGCACCGCCGGCACCCTCGCCGCGTGGCTGCTCTACCCGCTACTGCGTGCGCCGATCTCCGAATTCGTGTTCCTCGCCCTGCTCGCGAGCTTCTTCGTCGCCGGCATCATCGCGGCCGACCGCACCGGCCGCGCCCTCGGCGCATCCGACCACGGCGCGATCGTGTGGGACGAGATCGTCGCGTTCTGGCTCGTGCTGTTCTTCGCCCCGCCCGGACTGGCGTGGCAGGCGGCCGCCTTCGTGCTTTTCCGCTTCTTCGACATCGTCAAGCCGCAGCCCATCCGCTGGGCCGACAGCCACGTCGGCGGCGGCTTCGGCGTGATGCTCGACGACCTGATCGCCGCCGGCTACGCGATCCTGGCGCTCGCGGTGCTGAAACACTTCCTGGGGTGA
- the recX gene encoding recombination regulator RecX — MPVTSLRERALRHLARREHSRAELARKLGPHGSAEEIDDVLDRITELGLLSDHRFAEAWVRSKAARFGTARLRRELAQRGVGRDTIDAALDAETVEDDVDRARAVWRGKFDAAPADVREWARQARFLQGRGFGTDVIRKILKENPDESA; from the coding sequence ATGCCGGTGACGAGCCTGCGGGAACGCGCATTGCGGCACCTCGCGCGTCGCGAGCACTCGCGCGCCGAGTTGGCCCGCAAGCTCGGCCCGCACGGCTCCGCCGAGGAGATCGACGACGTGCTCGACCGCATCACCGAACTCGGCCTGCTCAGCGACCACCGCTTTGCCGAAGCCTGGGTGCGCAGCAAGGCCGCCCGCTTCGGCACCGCGCGCCTGCGGCGTGAGCTCGCCCAGCGCGGCGTCGGGCGCGACACGATAGACGCGGCGCTCGATGCCGAGACGGTCGAGGACGACGTCGACCGCGCACGCGCCGTGTGGCGCGGCAAGTTCGACGCCGCGCCGGCCGACGTGCGCGAGTGGGCGCGTCAGGCGAGATTCCTGCAAGGCCGCGGCTTTGGCACCGACGTGATCCGCAAGATATTGAAAGAGAACCCCGATGAGTCTGCTTAA
- a CDS encoding flagellar assembly protein A, which yields MPGFIVRDDGGLSVELSLLDGSAEFRAWVDQAFIRGICFRELDYPAFVRMAFDCEAGRVDDAIQACAAAGRPPRVRFAAGMTHILPVRIPLYRGLKISGARAEYLFEPVSIDCTVPRTAAGGSADGPEFETVTLKTRLDFDEFIAQAWLKGLRCGIDESAVREAIDSERTGRVVIAHAVPPGAGRDAGVEELSAGMHRDDAPGLLPDGRVDLARFRNRFPQIRAGEKLLRKLPLVLGDPGRELDGRAVAPALPKDIDFAALAGAGTRVESTPEGEFLVATSDGFLDIDEASSKVSVTDKIVNRAGVSLRTTGDLVLMGDDYEEHGEIQEGRVVEGLNVTTFADVFGKIVSRGGAVVLKKNLSGGSIVNPGGQVAVEGRVSGATILAPDGEVTLQHAENSLIVGRRVVVRERAVGCDILADELDIALAEASVLAGRRIAVAQVRPHGPAETVVSVLLPPEDAQGGLIKAARAQLDELQAADEQARQVMDTLRVRPGVANYLTVAARVHRQEIALNAEQQAAFHKLRDNVSPVLKAMAQLSEQGKARAAHREKLLAAIAGVEAARQAAAESINCRIDDIAGELIVRARYLNADAKPPQGLAQGELRAFLRAAPGGSRPLFAGSSGNFEWSPAGSAGETG from the coding sequence TTGCCGGGCTTCATCGTCCGCGACGACGGCGGGCTGTCGGTCGAACTGTCGCTGCTGGACGGGTCGGCGGAATTCCGCGCGTGGGTGGATCAGGCGTTCATTCGCGGCATCTGTTTCCGGGAGCTCGATTACCCCGCCTTCGTGCGCATGGCCTTCGATTGCGAGGCGGGGCGCGTCGACGACGCCATCCAGGCATGTGCCGCCGCCGGGCGGCCGCCGCGCGTGCGCTTCGCCGCGGGCATGACCCACATCCTGCCGGTGCGCATCCCGCTTTATCGTGGACTCAAGATCTCGGGCGCCCGCGCCGAGTACCTGTTCGAGCCGGTGAGCATCGATTGCACGGTGCCGCGCACGGCCGCGGGCGGTTCGGCCGATGGTCCCGAGTTCGAGACGGTCACGCTGAAGACCCGCCTCGACTTCGACGAGTTCATCGCCCAGGCGTGGCTGAAGGGCCTGCGCTGCGGCATCGACGAATCAGCCGTGCGTGAGGCCATCGACAGCGAACGCACGGGCAGGGTCGTGATCGCCCACGCCGTTCCGCCTGGTGCCGGCCGCGATGCGGGCGTCGAGGAGCTCTCGGCGGGCATGCACCGCGACGACGCGCCCGGCCTGCTGCCGGATGGGCGCGTCGATCTCGCCCGCTTCCGCAACCGCTTTCCGCAGATCCGCGCGGGCGAGAAGCTGTTGCGCAAACTGCCGCTGGTGCTCGGCGATCCGGGCCGCGAACTCGACGGGCGGGCGGTGGCGCCCGCGCTGCCGAAGGATATCGACTTTGCCGCGCTCGCCGGTGCGGGTACCCGTGTCGAGAGTACGCCGGAAGGCGAGTTCCTGGTCGCGACGAGCGACGGTTTCCTCGACATCGACGAGGCGTCGAGCAAGGTCTCGGTCACGGACAAGATCGTCAATCGTGCCGGCGTGAGCTTGCGGACGACGGGCGATCTCGTGCTGATGGGCGACGATTACGAGGAGCACGGCGAGATCCAGGAAGGCCGCGTGGTCGAAGGGCTCAACGTGACGACCTTCGCGGACGTGTTCGGCAAGATTGTGTCGCGTGGCGGCGCGGTCGTGCTGAAGAAGAATCTGAGCGGCGGTTCGATCGTGAATCCGGGCGGCCAGGTCGCGGTGGAGGGGCGCGTCAGCGGGGCGACGATCCTTGCGCCGGACGGGGAAGTGACGTTGCAGCACGCCGAGAACAGCCTGATCGTCGGTCGCCGAGTCGTTGTGCGCGAACGGGCCGTCGGTTGCGACATCCTTGCCGACGAACTGGACATCGCGCTCGCCGAAGCGTCGGTGTTGGCCGGGCGCAGGATCGCCGTCGCGCAGGTGCGTCCGCACGGACCGGCCGAGACCGTCGTGTCCGTCCTGCTGCCGCCCGAAGACGCGCAGGGCGGGCTGATCAAGGCTGCGCGCGCGCAACTCGACGAGCTGCAGGCGGCCGACGAGCAGGCCAGACAGGTCATGGACACCCTGCGCGTGCGACCCGGGGTGGCCAACTACCTGACCGTTGCCGCCAGGGTGCATCGTCAGGAGATCGCGTTGAACGCCGAGCAGCAGGCCGCCTTTCACAAGCTGCGTGACAATGTCTCGCCAGTGCTCAAGGCAATGGCCCAGCTGTCGGAGCAGGGGAAGGCGCGCGCGGCGCATCGCGAGAAACTGCTCGCGGCGATCGCCGGAGTCGAAGCGGCACGGCAGGCAGCGGCCGAATCGATCAACTGCCGCATCGACGATATCGCGGGCGAGCTGATCGTGCGTGCACGGTATCTGAACGCCGATGCGAAGCCACCGCAAGGCCTCGCCCAGGGCGAGCTGAGGGCCTTCCTGCGGGCTGCGCCGGGCGGGAGTCGTCCGCTGTTCGCCGGCAGCAGCGGCAACTTCGAGTGGAGTCCGGCCGGAAGTGCAGGCGAGACGGGCTGA
- the lptB gene encoding LPS export ABC transporter ATP-binding protein produces MSLLKVAGLQKRYKARTVVHDVGFEVGSGEVVGLLGPNGAGKTTCFYMIVGLVRADGGDIRLDDAELTHLPVHARARLGLSYLPQEMSVFRKLTVAENIRAVLELQGLNSERVDARLEELLEELGIAHLRDNTAVSLSGGERRRCEIARALATDPRLILLDEPFAGVDPIAVLDIQKIIRFLRDRGIGVLITDHNVRETLGICNRAYIISEGRVLASGRPDEIVANEQVRRVYLGEHFRL; encoded by the coding sequence ATGAGTCTGCTTAAGGTCGCCGGACTGCAGAAGCGCTACAAGGCCCGCACCGTCGTCCACGATGTCGGCTTCGAAGTCGGCAGCGGCGAGGTGGTCGGTCTGCTGGGCCCCAACGGCGCCGGCAAGACCACCTGTTTCTACATGATCGTGGGCCTCGTGCGCGCCGACGGCGGCGACATCCGCCTCGACGACGCCGAGCTCACGCACCTACCGGTGCACGCGCGCGCGCGCCTCGGCCTGTCCTACCTGCCGCAGGAAATGAGCGTGTTCCGCAAGCTCACCGTCGCCGAGAACATCCGCGCGGTGCTGGAGCTGCAGGGCCTGAACAGCGAACGCGTCGACGCGCGCCTCGAGGAACTGCTCGAGGAGCTGGGCATCGCCCACCTGCGCGACAACACCGCCGTGTCGCTGTCGGGCGGCGAGCGGCGCCGCTGCGAGATCGCCCGCGCGCTGGCGACCGACCCGCGCCTGATCCTGCTCGACGAGCCCTTCGCCGGCGTCGACCCGATCGCGGTGCTCGACATCCAGAAGATCATCCGCTTCCTGCGCGACCGCGGCATCGGCGTACTGATCACCGACCACAACGTGCGCGAGACGCTCGGCATCTGCAACCGCGCCTACATCATCAGCGAAGGCCGCGTGCTCGCGAGTGGACGGCCCGACGAGATCGTCGCCAACGAACAGGTTCGCCGCGTCTATCTCGGCGAGCATTTCCGCCTCTGA
- a CDS encoding nicotinamide-nucleotide amidohydrolase family protein: MIDEELHALSRRVGDWLAARGATLACAESCTGGWVAQTVTATAGSSRWFDRGFVTYSNEAKQELLGVAAATLAGHGAVSEETVRELVAGTLAHSRARFALAVSGVAGPGGGTAAKPVGMVCFAWGERDGEVHSETVRFAGDRTEIRRQAVIRALAGLMT; the protein is encoded by the coding sequence ATGATCGACGAAGAACTGCACGCCCTGTCGCGCCGGGTCGGCGACTGGCTCGCCGCGCGCGGCGCGACCCTTGCCTGCGCGGAATCCTGCACCGGCGGCTGGGTCGCGCAGACCGTGACCGCCACCGCCGGCAGCTCCCGCTGGTTCGACCGCGGCTTCGTGACCTATTCCAACGAGGCCAAACAGGAACTCCTCGGCGTCGCCGCCGCAACACTCGCCGGCCACGGCGCCGTCAGCGAGGAAACGGTGCGCGAACTGGTCGCCGGCACCCTCGCGCACAGCCGCGCACGCTTTGCCCTCGCGGTTTCCGGCGTCGCCGGCCCGGGCGGAGGCACCGCCGCCAAGCCGGTCGGGATGGTGTGCTTCGCATGGGGCGAGCGCGACGGCGAGGTCCACAGCGAGACCGTCCGCTTCGCCGGCGACCGCACCGAAATCCGGCGCCAGGCGGTCATCCGCGCGCTCGCCGGACTGATGACATAA
- the hprK gene encoding HPr(Ser) kinase/phosphatase, with product MRQTSVARLYDLHREQLELTHVSGRLDRIISVNEERIWPADLVGHLNLIHPTRIQILGAAELSWAQRHAAEKVAHHLTEIISARPPAIIVADGCNIPDILRGICEYADVALITTPQPSASVIDQLRLYMSRELAEKISLHGVFMDVLGIGVFITGSSGAGKSELALELISRGHGLVADDIVEFSRIAPTVLEGRCPEMLKDFIEVRGLGILNIRTIFGETACRRKMRLRLIVHLERRLPGQSDPSRLPVQRETQDILGVPVIRTTLPVAAGRNIAVLLEAAVRSTILQLRGIDSTQEFIDRQQRLLDADGETL from the coding sequence ATGCGGCAGACCAGCGTCGCGCGGCTGTATGACCTGCACCGCGAGCAGCTGGAGCTGACGCACGTCAGCGGCCGGCTCGACCGGATCATTTCGGTCAACGAAGAACGCATCTGGCCGGCCGACCTTGTCGGCCACCTCAACCTGATCCATCCGACGCGCATCCAGATCCTGGGCGCCGCCGAACTCTCCTGGGCGCAGCGCCATGCGGCCGAGAAGGTCGCCCACCACCTCACCGAGATCATCAGCGCGCGCCCCCCGGCCATCATCGTCGCCGACGGCTGCAACATCCCGGACATCCTGCGCGGCATCTGCGAGTACGCCGACGTCGCCCTGATCACGACGCCGCAGCCTTCCGCGAGCGTGATCGACCAGCTGCGCCTCTACATGTCGCGCGAACTGGCCGAAAAGATCTCGCTGCACGGCGTGTTCATGGACGTGCTGGGCATCGGCGTGTTCATCACCGGCAGTTCCGGCGCCGGCAAGTCCGAGCTCGCGCTGGAACTCATCTCGCGCGGCCACGGCCTCGTTGCCGACGACATCGTCGAGTTCTCGCGCATCGCGCCGACGGTGCTCGAAGGGCGTTGCCCGGAGATGCTCAAGGACTTCATCGAGGTGCGCGGCCTGGGCATCCTCAACATCCGCACGATCTTCGGCGAAACCGCGTGCCGGCGGAAGATGCGCCTGCGCCTGATCGTGCATCTGGAACGCCGCCTGCCGGGCCAGTCCGACCCCTCGCGCCTGCCGGTGCAGCGCGAGACGCAGGACATCCTCGGCGTGCCGGTGATCCGCACCACCCTGCCGGTCGCGGCCGGACGCAACATCGCGGTGCTGCTCGAAGCCGCCGTGCGCTCGACGATCCTGCAGCTGCGCGGCATCGATTCGACGCAGGAATTCATCGACCGCCAGCAGCGCTTGCTCGACGCAGACGGCGAAACCCTCTGA
- the thiL gene encoding thiamine-phosphate kinase codes for MSSEFDLIRRHFTRPAHHTTLSVGDDAALLAPRAGMQLAVSTDMLVAGTHFFPDADPEALGWKTLAVNVSDLAAMGAEPRWAVLALSLPKADDAWIEAFARGFFACADAFGVDLAGGDTTRGPLNLCVTIFGEVPAGAAITRSGARTGDDLWITGAPGHAALGLAHLRGEVALGAEAARTCLAALHRPQPRVAFGQALRGIASAMLDVSDGLLGDLGHILECSGRGARVDVAALPLAALRACGADAALARRCLLSGGDDYELLFTAAPSQRERLAALSHGHGLALSRIGTITATAGELVLRETDGREHATAHAGYDHFA; via the coding sequence ATGTCCTCCGAGTTCGACCTCATCCGCCGCCATTTCACCCGCCCCGCGCATCACACGACGCTGTCGGTCGGCGACGACGCGGCATTGCTCGCGCCGCGAGCGGGCATGCAACTCGCCGTATCCACCGACATGCTGGTCGCCGGCACCCACTTCTTCCCCGATGCCGACCCTGAGGCACTCGGCTGGAAGACCCTCGCGGTGAACGTCTCCGATCTCGCCGCGATGGGCGCCGAACCGCGCTGGGCCGTGCTCGCGCTGTCGCTACCCAAAGCCGACGACGCGTGGATCGAGGCCTTCGCCCGCGGTTTCTTCGCCTGCGCCGACGCGTTCGGCGTCGATCTTGCGGGTGGGGACACCACACGTGGCCCCTTGAACCTGTGCGTGACCATCTTCGGCGAAGTCCCTGCCGGGGCCGCCATCACGCGCAGCGGCGCGCGCACCGGCGACGACCTGTGGATCACCGGCGCGCCCGGCCACGCGGCGCTCGGTCTCGCGCACCTGCGCGGCGAAGTCGCGCTCGGCGCGGAGGCTGCGCGCACTTGCCTCGCCGCCCTGCACCGCCCACAGCCGCGCGTCGCGTTCGGGCAGGCCCTGCGCGGCATCGCCAGCGCGATGCTCGACGTCTCCGACGGGCTGCTCGGCGACCTCGGCCACATCCTCGAATGTTCCGGCCGCGGTGCACGCGTCGACGTCGCCGCACTGCCCCTTGCCGCCCTGCGCGCCTGCGGGGCCGACGCGGCCCTCGCCCGACGCTGCCTGCTGTCGGGCGGCGACGACTACGAACTCCTGTTCACGGCAGCACCGTCGCAACGCGAGCGCCTCGCCGCACTCTCGCACGGGCACGGGCTGGCGCTGTCGCGCATCGGCACGATCACCGCGACCGCCGGCGAACTCGTACTGCGCGAGACCGACGGCCGCGAGCACGCGACCGCTCATGCCGGCTACGACCATTTCGCCTGA